From Brassica oleracea var. oleracea cultivar TO1000 chromosome C3, BOL, whole genome shotgun sequence, a single genomic window includes:
- the LOC106332531 gene encoding LAG1 longevity assurance homolog 3 isoform X2, with protein sequence MDLKILNWDWNQESYPASSDFWVLIFFAPFFLILRIILDRSIYERAARRVVFPRGSSADSNHRRKKIVKFKESVWKCLCSFSIETLALYVTYKEPWFKDTRCFWLGPGDQIWPDQKIKLKMKGLYMFVGGLNVYSLFALFFWETRRSDFKVMIVHHIVTSFLIILSYVFSFARIGSVILALHEISDVFLEIGKMCKYSGLEAMTSLSFILFLLSWTALRLIYYPLWILWSTSETGVGQEAYDGNWTASYSVLRFQHTSLVLTDSSHLLVGLDMSCAHQPNPFQRQNR encoded by the exons ATGGATCTCAAAATCTTGAATTGGGACTGGAATCAAGAATCTTACCCAGCTTCTTCTGATTTCTGGGTCCTCATCTTCTTCGCTCCCTTCTTCCTTATTCTTCGAATCATACTCGACAGATCCATATATGAG AGAGCTGCTAGAAGAGTGGTGTTTCCTAGAGGAAGCTCTGCTGATTCAAACCACAGAAGAAAGAAGATAGTGAAATTCAAAGAATCAGTTTGGAAATGTCTCTGCTCTTTCTCTATCGAAACACTTGCTCTCTACGTCACTTATAAGGAGCCATGGTTTAAAGACACAAGATGCTTCTGGTTAGGACCAGGAGACCAGATATGGCCTGACCAAAAGATAAA GTTGAAAATGAAGGGACTGTACATGTTTGTCGGTGGCTTGAATGTGTATTCTTTATTTGCTTTGTTCTTTTGGGAAACAAGACGATCTGATTTCAAAGTCATGATAGTTCATCACATAGTAACTTCATTCCTCATCATCTTATCTTACGTTTTCAG TTTTGCTCGTATAGGTTCTGTAATATTGGCTCTTCACGAAATCAGCGACGTGTTTCTAGAGATAGGCAAGATGTGCAAATACAGCGGCCTAGAAGCCATGACTAGCCTCTCGTTCATCCTATTTCTCCTGTCGTGGACGGCTTTGCGACTCATCTATTACCCTTTATGGATCCTTTGGAGTACCAG TGAAACTGGAGTGGGACAAGAAGCATACGATGGAAACTGGACTGCCTCTTACAGTGTACTACGTTTTCAACACACTTCTCTGGTGCTTACAGATTCTTCACATCTACTGGTGGGTCTTGATATGTCGTGTGCTCATCAGCCAAATCCGTTCCAAAGGCAAAATCGATAA
- the LOC106332531 gene encoding LAG1 longevity assurance homolog 3 isoform X1: MDLKILNWDWNQESYPASSDFWVLIFFAPFFLILRIILDRSIYERAARRVVFPRGSSADSNHRRKKIVKFKESVWKCLCSFSIETLALYVTYKEPWFKDTRCFWLGPGDQIWPDQKIKLKMKGLYMFVGGLNVYSLFALFFWETRRSDFKVMIVHHIVTSFLIILSYVFSFARIGSVILALHEISDVFLEIGKMCKYSGLEAMTSLSFILFLLSWTALRLIYYPLWILWSTSYESIKVKLEWDKKHTMETGLPLTVYYVFNTLLWCLQILHIYWWVLICRVLISQIRSKGKIDKDVRSDTEGEDDEHQD; encoded by the exons ATGGATCTCAAAATCTTGAATTGGGACTGGAATCAAGAATCTTACCCAGCTTCTTCTGATTTCTGGGTCCTCATCTTCTTCGCTCCCTTCTTCCTTATTCTTCGAATCATACTCGACAGATCCATATATGAG AGAGCTGCTAGAAGAGTGGTGTTTCCTAGAGGAAGCTCTGCTGATTCAAACCACAGAAGAAAGAAGATAGTGAAATTCAAAGAATCAGTTTGGAAATGTCTCTGCTCTTTCTCTATCGAAACACTTGCTCTCTACGTCACTTATAAGGAGCCATGGTTTAAAGACACAAGATGCTTCTGGTTAGGACCAGGAGACCAGATATGGCCTGACCAAAAGATAAA GTTGAAAATGAAGGGACTGTACATGTTTGTCGGTGGCTTGAATGTGTATTCTTTATTTGCTTTGTTCTTTTGGGAAACAAGACGATCTGATTTCAAAGTCATGATAGTTCATCACATAGTAACTTCATTCCTCATCATCTTATCTTACGTTTTCAG TTTTGCTCGTATAGGTTCTGTAATATTGGCTCTTCACGAAATCAGCGACGTGTTTCTAGAGATAGGCAAGATGTGCAAATACAGCGGCCTAGAAGCCATGACTAGCCTCTCGTTCATCCTATTTCTCCTGTCGTGGACGGCTTTGCGACTCATCTATTACCCTTTATGGATCCTTTGGAGTACCAG CTATGAATCAATAAAAGTGAAACTGGAGTGGGACAAGAAGCATACGATGGAAACTGGACTGCCTCTTACAGTGTACTACGTTTTCAACACACTTCTCTGGTGCTTACAGATTCTTCACATCTACTGGTGGGTCTTGATATGTCGTGTGCTCATCAGCCAAATCCGTTCCAAAGGCAAAATCGATAAAGACGTTCGTTCTG